The sequence below is a genomic window from Pagrus major chromosome 20, Pma_NU_1.0.
TGTCTCTGGGGATCCGAACATTCTCAATGTACAAGTGAGAATCAGCGAAGAAAGTCTTTGGTTTACTGTTGTCGTTGCCTCCTCCTGCATCTccgcctccacctccagctgcATCTTCAACGTCCCCTCGTCCGAGCCTGTGGCCCCCAGCCAGTCCTTCGTCTCCAGCCTCTGGAGCCTCTGCTACAACATCCTCTATGACCTTGTTGTGGTTGCGAGTGATGGCAAACACCCAGCTGTCTCCTAAGTCCGTCAGGTCTGGGATGGAGTATTCAGGTACCACCTCTAAGCCCCTGGGGTCCCTGGCAGTCAGGCCAACCCGGAGGTGGCCACACCAGCCCAGCTCCTTATCCTCGATCTCTATGAGGAAAATCTCCCCCGGCTTCAGAGGTTGTTTGCTGAAGCACACTCCATTTGCAAAGCTCTCCACCCGGGTGGCCTTGGTTCCTGAGAGGTCCAGTCTGACGTTGGTACCATGGATGGGGTGGAACTCCATGAACTGGTCACAAAAGGGCTCCATTTTCACTTATGTTCGCACCAATTCAAGCAGTCACTCTATTTCTGGAGAAAGAAATGACCATGATCAAGAAATACCCAGTTGGATAGCTCTctaacaacacaacaaacagacacaaactcacCAGAACTCTACAGTCAGACAGTCTTGCAGCGGGTTTGCCAGCCAACACATGGTCCGAGTGGAGACGCAACAACTTGCACAGACAAGATCCCTGCTCTGCCTATCTGTGGGCCACTCACAGAAGCTTCTGGTACAGGGCTATTTTTGAACCGCTGCATATGTCAACAGATGGcaaggtatgtgtgtgtgtgtgtatgtgatgaGGGGGGTGGCCAACATGCACTTGCCTACAGTCATTCACACGCACAAAGATTGGGGTGGGGAGCAACAAAGCCCCCCGGGCCCTGCCGCTCATTCAATTTGTCAAACCCATGTAGTGAAGTAATAGCTGCGTAATTATCATACTACCATATGCCAGGGAGATATGTTAAACAGCAGGCCTTCCCACTCTAAATATAGTCGTGCCATGCAAATACAGTCTGGATTTGATTCTCATGTAAAGCAGCAATTGAAGTACTACAGCAAGATAAAGAGGTTTGTGGAAATTTATTGTGATAATGGAATTATAGATTAAGAGTATGAAGAGGAGTTatatttaaaaagggaaaatctCACAGCAGATGCTTTATATTCATTATATAAGGAGAATCCTGCACACTATGTCACTTGATATATATAAGTTCTGTCATATGTGTCTAAGGGATACGACACACAGGGCATCTCTGGCCCCAGTTGTTGTGGTGTGTCCCGCACCGTCAGCACCAAAAGGTCCTTGTCGGCGGCTTTTTGCCTGATTGAGCATGTAGAATTAATCCGAGCCTCTTcgccatttgcaactttttatcaggcttgattagaagtggctatattaggGAGAGTCGTGTCAAAAAGTCCTCCCTGACCATAACAATGGTTTGTATATCCTCAGTCCGGAGTCTTGTGACAAATACAAACTACTGCTGCCCGGTGGTATGGAGAGTTGTTCCCTCTCATGCAGTCTGCTGTTGGCTGCAGCCTTTGCGGTGCGTTcgagtgcagctttttggccgagacacTGGCAACAAGAGGCAACGCAACAGTCAGCTTTTACCACAGCTAGGTCTTTCCTGTTGGTTAGGTGTGTCTGAGCTATAATGTTAGTTTTGTTGACTCATATCAG
It includes:
- the neurl2 gene encoding neuralized-like protein 2, which codes for MEPFCDQFMEFHPIHGTNVRLDLSGTKATRVESFANGVCFSKQPLKPGEIFLIEIEDKELGWCGHLRVGLTARDPRGLEVVPEYSIPDLTDLGDSWVFAITRNHNKVIEDVVAEAPEAGDEGLAGGHRLGRGDVEDAAGGGGGDAGGGNDNSKPKTFFADSHLYIENVRIPRDKLVGRSRPGRYSHILDDLYKTNALPPTARRSRIGVLYVQKGRDLADMHIIINGEDMGASAKGIPAVQPLYAVVDVFAATKCVQIVQVEYGFSSLQTLCRKAIQKHIVHRMAIDWLELPEALKHYCKYE